Genomic DNA from Candidatus Methylomirabilota bacterium:
TCCTGCTCTCCGGCCTCATCGCGGCCGGCGTCGGCCTCGTCTTCGGCGTGCCCAGCTTGCGGATCAAGGGCTTCTATCTGGCCGTGGCCACGCTGGCTGCCCAGTTCTTCCTGGTCTGGCTCTTCAACAAGGTGCCCTGGTTCGTCAACTACGCCGCTTCGGGCACCATCACGGCGCCCGCGCGCACACTCCTCGGGGTGATGGTGACCGGGCCCCAGGCCTCGGCGGAAGCGCGCTACGTGGTGGCCCTGGGGCTCGTGGCCGTCTTCGCCCTCGTGGCCAAGAACCTCGTGCGGGGGCGCGTGGGGCGATCGTGGATGGCCATCCGCGACCGCGACATCGCCGCCGAGATCATCGGGGTGCGCCCCCTGCGCACCAAGCTCCTGGCCTTCGGCATCAGCTCGTTCTACTGTGGCGTGGCCGGCGCGGAGTTCGTGTTCCTCTACCTGGGCAGCGCGGAGACGCTCGCCTTCGACATCAACCTGTCCTTCCTGGTGCTGTTCATGGTCATCATCGGCGGGCTGGGCAGCGTGCTCGGCTCCTTCCTCGGCGCGGGCTTCATCGTCCTCGTGCCGATCTTCCTGACCAATGCCCCCCACCTGGTCGGGCTGCCTCTGCCCGTGGCCTTGCAGAAGCAG
This window encodes:
- a CDS encoding branched-chain amino acid ABC transporter permease, with product MIYRETGQFKSSYASDQAIFPIVQDRVLVLLGVAAAFVVPPLMANDYWLQAVLIPLLIYALAAIGLNLLTGYAGQVSLGTGGFMAVGAYSAFKFATSFPQLNIVVVFLLSGLIAAGVGLVFGVPSLRIKGFYLAVATLAAQFFLVWLFNKVPWFVNYAASGTITAPARTLLGVMVTGPQASAEARYVVALGLVAVFALVAKNLVRGRVGRSWMAIRDRDIAAEIIGVRPLRTKLLAFGISSFYCGVAGAEFVFLYLGSAETLAFDINLSFLVLFMVIIGGLGSVLGSFLGAGFIVLVPIFLTNAPHLVGLPLPVALQKQIELMVFGALIVFFLIVEPNGLARLWQIAKEKLRLWPFPH